A genomic segment from Nicotiana sylvestris chromosome 1, ASM39365v2, whole genome shotgun sequence encodes:
- the LOC138870357 gene encoding uncharacterized protein, whose protein sequence is MTGSTSSSAYTPDPTSPLFLISSNVPGVSLVPVPFPGSGFGGWKRSMIMSLSARNKITFIDGSCPKPAATSPDYKQWNRCNNMVISWLTSSLSPDIAESVQYSETTERIICSSHANSCNCAAKEGLQKEKEEDKVHQFLMGLNEVYVGVRNEKQRQVNPPSQFTPKATSFNVNFLNKTTQPQLNMQFQGQQRQFTQRVNFDNQSRTSNLFCKYCKKPEHLIDKCYKLHGFPTNFKFTKGRKAAANMVTDSEFSASECTSSNQTSIVPVAENAYVVPGLTK, encoded by the exons ATGACTGGTTCTACTTCCTCTTCTGCGTATACTCCTGACCCTACATCCCCTCTATTTCTTATATCATCTAATGTGCCTGGTGTGTCCCTGGTTCCTGTACCATTTCCGGGGAGTGGATTTGGAGGTTGGAAGCGTAGTATGATAATGTCATTGTCTGCTAGGAACAAAATAACATTTATAGATGGTTCGTGCCCTAAACCTGCTGCAACGTCCCCTGATTATAAACAATGGAACCGTTGTAATAATATGGTGATATCTTGGTTAACAAGTTCATTATCACCGGATATAGCTGAAAGTGTTCAATACTCTGAGACAACCGAAA GAATAATATGCAGTAGTCATGCAAATTCTTGCAATTGTGCTGCTAAAGAGGGTCTCCAAAAGGAGAAAGAGGAGGACAAGGTCCATCAGTTCCTCATGGGATTGAATGAGGTTTATGTTGGTGTGAGAA ATGAAAAGCAAAGACAAGTCAACCCGCCTTCTCAATTTACCCCTAAAGCAACCTCCTTTAATGTGAATTTCCTTAATAAAACTACTCAACCTCAGCTGAATATGCAATTTCAGGGGCAGCAGAGACAGTTTACTCAAAGAGTGAATTTTGATAATCAGTCCAGGACCTCTAATCTCTTCTGCAAGTATTGCAAAAAGCCTGAACACTTAATTGATAAGTGTTACAAGCTTCATGGCTTTCCTACTAACTTCAAGTTTACTAAAGGTAGAAAGGCAGCTGCTAATATGGTGACAGATTCTGAATTCTCTGCTTCTGAGTGCACCTCTTCCAATCAGACTTCTATTGTGCCTGTTGCTGAAAATGCTTATGTGGTGCCTGGGCTGACAAAGTAG